In a genomic window of Rhinolophus ferrumequinum isolate MPI-CBG mRhiFer1 chromosome 2, mRhiFer1_v1.p, whole genome shotgun sequence:
- the TM4SF1 gene encoding transmembrane 4 L6 family member 1 — protein sequence MCYGKCARCIGHALVWLAILCIVTNILLYFPNGATKYASEDHLSRFVWYFSGIAGGGLLIFLPAFVFMGLEQGDCCGCGGNENCGKRCAMLSSILAAVIGIAGSGYCVIVAALGLAEGPLCLDSSGQWNYTFASTEGQYLLERSSWSQCIEPKHVVEWNVSLFSILLALGGIEFILCLIQVINGVLGGICGYCCTHHQQYDC from the exons ATGTGCTACGGCAAATGCGCACGATGCATCGGGCATGCTTTGGTGTGGCTCGCGATCCTCTGCATCGTAACTAATATTTTGCTTTACTTCCCCAATGGGGCCACAAAGTATGCCTCTGAAGACCATCTCAGTCGGTTCGTGTGGTACTTTTCTGGCATCGCAGGAGGGGGCTTGCTG ATATTCCTGCCAGCATTTGTGTTCATGGGGCTGGAGCAAGGTGACTGCTGTGGCTGCGGCGGCAATGAAAACTGTGGCAAGAGATGCGCG ATGCTTTCCTCTATACTGGCTGCTGTCATCGGAATTGCAGGATCTGGCTACTGCGTCATTGTGGCAGCCCTGGGCTTAGCGGAAGGACCACTCTGTCTTGATTCATCCGGCCAGTGGAACTATACCTTTGCCAGCACCGAGGGACA gTACCTTCTGGAGAGATCCTCATGGTCCCAATGCATTGAACCCAAGCATGTTGTGGAATGGAATGTGTCTCTGTTTTCCATCCTCTTGGCACTTGGTGGAATTGAATTCATCTTGTGTCTTATTCAAGTAATAAACGGAGTGCTTGGAGGCATATGTGGCTACTGCTGTACTCACCATCAG caATATGACTGTTAA